Proteins from a single region of Clostridia bacterium:
- a CDS encoding metal-dependent transcriptional regulator, with protein sequence MQLQESAEMYLETIYLLSKKKNIVRSIDVAEYMNYSKPSVSRAIGLLKNGGYILMDKDGSLTLTEKGNETANKIFERHTILSKLLIKIGVLPDVATKEACKIEHVISDDTLKKIKEFLEK encoded by the coding sequence ATGCAATTACAAGAATCTGCTGAAATGTATTTAGAAACAATATATCTATTATCAAAGAAAAAAAATATTGTAAGAAGTATTGATGTGGCAGAATATATGAATTATTCCAAACCAAGCGTAAGCAGAGCCATAGGGCTTTTAAAAAATGGTGGATATATACTTATGGATAAAGACGGTTCTCTCACTCTTACCGAAAAAGGAAATGAAACTGCAAATAAAATTTTTGAAAGGCATACAATACTTTCAAAACTTCTTATTAAAATCGGAGTTTTACCTGATGTGGCAACAAAAGAAGCATGTAAAATAGAGCATGTTATAAGCGATGACACTTTGAAGAAAATAAAAGAATTTTTAGAAAAATAG
- a CDS encoding Fic family protein, with protein sequence MFSKYDVYTTTQSIYCYPNSNVLRNKLNIRDNELLKTAEEEITLIKQMELLKNPIKGNFSKAHLMNIHKFIFEDMYSFAGKIRQEQISKADTMIYPPNLIDRELDKVFSKIKEKNMLKEIDEEKVFDNLAYVMVELNIIHPFREGNGRAIREFIRLMAKRLGYDLNWGNADKEELLEASILSVDNYKVLIRTLQKCVN encoded by the coding sequence ATGTTTTCAAAATATGATGTTTATACAACTACACAATCTATCTATTGTTATCCCAATAGTAATGTATTGAGAAATAAATTAAATATAAGAGATAACGAACTTCTCAAAACTGCTGAAGAAGAAATTACACTTATTAAGCAAATGGAACTTTTGAAAAATCCAATTAAGGGGAATTTTTCAAAAGCACATCTTATGAATATACACAAGTTTATTTTTGAAGATATGTATTCGTTTGCCGGAAAAATCAGACAAGAGCAAATAAGTAAAGCGGATACTATGATTTATCCGCCGAATTTGATTGATAGAGAACTTGATAAGGTGTTTTCTAAAATAAAAGAGAAAAATATGCTTAAGGAAATTGACGAAGAAAAGGTTTTTGATAATTTGGCATATGTAATGGTGGAACTCAACATTATCCACCCTTTTAGAGAAGGCAATGGTCGTGCCATTCGAGAATTTATCCGCCTTATGGCAAAACGTTTGGGATATGACCTGAATTGGGGAAATGCAGATAAAGAAGAACTCTTGGAAGCATCAATATTGTCAGTTGATAACTATAAGGTGTTGATAAGAACACTTCAAAAATGTGTAAATTAG
- a CDS encoding ferrous iron transport protein A — protein sequence MNLKDAIEGKEYIIKDIVTFDEEMDSFLFSLGCYSGEPITVISKLKGGCTVSIKDARYNIDNELAQAIII from the coding sequence ATGAATCTAAAAGATGCCATAGAGGGCAAAGAATATATTATAAAAGATATAGTAACTTTTGATGAAGAGATGGACTCATTTTTGTTTTCTTTGGGGTGTTACAGTGGCGAACCTATTACTGTTATCTCTAAATTAAAAGGGGGATGCACGGTATCAATCAAAGATGCAAGATATAATATTGATAATGAGTTGGCACAAGCCATAATTATATAG